The genomic region GATTTTTAAGTTGTGCATAATATCTGCTTGTAGGCAAGTTCTTGAGAATTCCATTCTTTGCCCAGTTTATGTTTTGGTTCGGAAGTCCTTCATTCCCGAATTTGGGAGAGATAAGAGAATTGTCATCGATCGTTGATCTCAAAGTGAATTTGTCTCCGAAGAATTTCTTCCCGAGCTGACCAGTAAAAGGATTCACACCCTCATCAGCATCGCGCATATTCATCATCCAATAAAAAAAAGAAAATAGATTATCCACTGCTGCCGGGCGTAAGATCACATTGTATTTTCCAGGTGCTGTTTTCTGGGGTTTTCCCAGAGAATCGAATTGCGAATTCAATTGCTCGATCTCTTTATTCAGGTTGAAAAGTTTATAATCTTTCATTGCTCGGGATACTTTGGTTTCCACTGTATCTTTTTTCAAGGTCATCGAGTGGGAAAATGACGAAAATTTGTCGAATCCTTCAAAACCATTTTTTGTGATGAGATAAGATCCCCATAGATTTTTACTCGTAATCCCTGATAAAACAGCATCTTTTGATTTTGCATTTTTTACACACTTTCTGATGTTATCAACCATTTCTTCAACTGGAATTGCAAAAGTATTTTGGGAGAAATTGTTCACAACAGGTAATTTGTGTTTCCTTTCTGAAGGAACGAATTCCGGATCCGGCTGATTCAATTTTGCGATTTCCTCTGCTGTCTTGATAATATGTTTTAGAGAATCTTCATCGATCTGGTTGATAGAAGCGGTTCCGGTTTTATTCCCGAAAGCAACATTCAATCCTGCGGAAAAATTGGAACCGTCGATGTGTTGAGTTATCGCATTTTGAGCAAATCTGGTCTTATGGGAATCGGAACGGTTTATGCGGAGAACGAAATCATCTGCAGTGCAATTTTGTTTAATGAATTTTCCGGCTTTTTCAAATATATCTATCATTGTGAACCTCCCACACGAATTTTTCTGAATCGAGTCAGAGATGCTCCGTGCGTCATCCTTCCTGCTTGCATCGGTTGTCCTTT from Candidatus Cloacimonadota bacterium harbors:
- a CDS encoding TldD/PmbA family protein: MIDIFEKAGKFIKQNCTADDFVLRINRSDSHKTRFAQNAITQHIDGSNFSAGLNVAFGNKTGTASINQIDEDSLKHIIKTAEEIAKLNQPDPEFVPSERKHKLPVVNNFSQNTFAIPVEEMVDNIRKCVKNAKSKDAVLSGITSKNLWGSYLITKNGFEGFDKFSSFSHSMTLKKDTVETKVSRAMKDYKLFNLNKEIEQLNSQFDSLGKPQKTAPGKYNVILRPAAVDNLFSFFYWMMNMRDADEGVNPFTGQLGKKFFGDKFTLRSTIDDNSLISPKFGNEGLPNQNINWAKNGILKNLPTSRYYAQLKNLKPVSFSNFVIDGGNTTEQEMMSSVDSGLIINNFWYIRFIDKKKGELTGMTRDGVMYFENGKIKNSVNNFRWNEVLHDVTCRILSLGPSILKDSYTKVPTMLIRDFNFVDTSSF